From a single Fusarium fujikuroi IMI 58289 draft genome, chromosome FFUJ_chr03 genomic region:
- a CDS encoding related to C6 transcription factor (PrnA), whose product MDKQQQTVQKSRQRREAERERKRALRACDGCRRQKEKCDGGVPCRRCTRLHRQCEFLGPTARDAEGGDGASRNRPGPGNAELLQRASYMEKIIAHYAGNVSLDTESLKAMAESIDNKNFDANQLKRQAPIMDSPGSDFLGAEDENYTVQPLDNNTTHYSGEFSHWNFSMRIKQWIEQCVPERHDAPGPLSFKEYYRAEELQSANNTQASLSALPPRYVAEFLVQAFYKHAETNYFYVERGWLAEQIDLIYQNPGALSRREVGTLCMIWIIFAIGTQYAYLDSISGRDAHGKSNDSSPFSEDTIGVMFYQQACKLVPDVITVASLESVQAILLIGIYTLPLDASGLSYIYLNLAVKLAIQNGMHRKWPAGGLDPYVRETRNRVWWTAYTTEKRVGIYHGRPLSILSKDVDAEMPTDRPDIMPSSPTNVAHMLATLRLNQALGKIAHEISVLRTAQKHEMNEGLQRVIDMKEELRRWWDALPETAFHEEVNPQNPITRADTHLKLEYCLLRMYAGRPFILPREVVRGNASTSSSPADSNNQRPNTPHKSNPRSILVADCVEAALTIIDTCHLLQSTIGLARASYTEFSSCRAALLVIITQCLQKKTDRLRDALRTGMAMIKEMSAGGESARSEASLIEVFERAISRLDATADSSGRETDYSRFKKWELLWKNDVPLQDFRQEESPETSLPLPQNPNAFWRGSTGTTARPGMPTMQAPSPFVGMDANFPSVPQVMDEFSTLFGYGFGPSPDSMAGTANGGMWMGP is encoded by the exons ATGGACAAGCAACAACAGACTGTGCAGAAGAGCCGGCAGCGCCGCGAAGCCGAGAGAGAACGCAAGCGAGCACTCCGAGC CTGCGACGGCTGCCGACGACAGAAGGAGAAATGCGACGGTGGTGTACCATGCCGAAGGTGTACGCGCCTGCATCGCCAATGCGAGTTCCTAGGCCCGACTGCCAGAGATGCCGAAGGAGGTGATGGCGCATCGAG GAATCGGCCCGGTCCAGGCAACGCTGAGCTCCTTCAGCGCGCTTCTTATATGGAGAAGATTATTGCCCATTATGCTGGAAATGTCTCTCTTGATACGGAATCATTGAAGGCTATGGCTGAGTCCATCGACAACAAGAACTTCGACGCTAATCAACTTAAACGACAAGCTCCAATTATGGATTCTCCAGGCTCTGACTTTCTGGgggcagaagatgagaactATACTGTCCAGCCACTGGATAATAACACTACCC ACTACTCAGGCGAGTTCTCTCACTGGAATTTCTCAATGAGAATCAAACAATGGATTGAACAATGCGTACCAGAGCGCCAT GATGCACCAGGCCCCCTCAGTTTCAAAGAGTATTATCGAGCCGAAGAGCTCCAGTCAGCGAATAACACGCAGGCATCACTTTCTGCACTGCCTCCTCGATATGTCGCCGAGTTCCTGGTCCAGGCTTTCTATAAGCATGCCGAGACCAACTATTTCTATGTTGAGCGTGGGTGGCTCGCTGAACAGATCGACCTAATTTACCAAAACCCTGGGGCTTTATCTCGTCGCGAAGTGGGGACGCTCTGCATGATTTGGATCATCTTTGCGATTGGAACTCAGTACGCATATCTCGATTCGATCTCAGGAAGAGATGCCCATGGCAAGTCGAACGACTCAAGCCCTTTCTCCGAGGATACAATAGGTGTTATGTTCTATCAACAAGCCTGCAAGCTCGTTCCTGATGTCATCACTGTTGCATCACTGGAGAGTGTCCAGGctattcttctcatcggcatCTATACCCTACCACTTGACGCCTCAGGACTATCGTACATTTATCTTAACCTCGCGGTAAAGCTCGCGATCCAGAATGGCATGCACAGGAAGTGGCCTGCCGGGGGACTTGATCCTTACGTTCGCGAAACCCGGAACCGTGTATGGTGGACAGCCTATACGACAGAGAA ACGGGTTGGTATCTACCACGGACGGCCTTTATCTATCCTGAGTAAAGATGTCGATGCAGAGATGCCCACTGATCGGCCGGACATTATGCCATCAAGCCCTACAAATGTTGCGCACATGCTTGCAACGTTGCGGCTGAATCAGGCGCTTGGTAAGATTGCGCATGAGAT CTCTGTTCTTCGAACCGCACAGAAACATGAGATGAATGAAGGCTTGCAACGGGTCATCGATATGAAGGAGGAGCTTCGAAGGTGGTGGGACGCACTGCCCGAAACCGCGTTCCACGAAGAAGTCAATCCTCAAAACCCTATTACACGTGCAGATACGCACCTCAAACTAGAGTATTGCCTGCTGCGAATGTACGCCGGGCGGCCCTTCATCTTACCTCGTGAAGTCGTGCGTGGTAACGCGAGCACGTCGAGTTCACCCGCTGATTCAAACAACCAAAGACCCAACACACCTCATAAGTCCAATCCTCGGTCGATCCTGGTTGCGGACTGTGTGGAGGCTGCATTGACCATAATCGACAcatgccatcttcttcaaagcaCGATTGGTCTTGCACGGGCATCATACACGGAATTCAGTTCTTGTCGTGCTGCTCTCCTGGTCATCATCACACAGTGCCTGCAAAAGAAGACGGATAGGCTACGTGACGCTCTGCGCACTGGTATGGCTATGATCAAGGAGATGTCAGCGGGTGGAGAGTCGGCCCGTTCTGAAGCATCCCTGATCGAAGTTTTTGAACGTGCTATCTCGCGACTTGATGCTACAGCTGATTCCTCCGGCCGAGAAACCGACTACTCGCGGTTCAAGAAATGGGAATTGCTTTGGAAGAATGACGTGCCTCTTCAGGACTTCAGGCAAGAAGAATCACCCGAGACTTCCTTGCCGCTACCTCAAAATCCAAATGCATTTTGGAGAGGAAGCACAGGTACGACTGCTCGACCTGGTATGCCAACGATGCAGGCTCCGAGCCCTTTTGTGGGAATGGATGCCAACTTTCCCTCGGTACCCCAGGTCATGGATGAATTTTCTACGCTCTTTGGATACGGGTTCGGTCCTAGTCCTGACAGTATGGCCGGCACAGCTAACGGAGGCATGTGGATGGGCCCATGA